The nucleotide window GGTATAGACGAATCGCACCGATGATCTTGCCTGAAAAAACAACCGGCAGTGAAATGATTGATTTTATGCCTTCTTTTTGTGCAGCCTCAGGATATTGAAGAAGGTCTGTATTTGATGTGTCTTTAATCACAACCGGTTTTTTGTTGTAAATGGCTGCAATGCTTTTTTTGGACGAAATCGCACCTTTTCTCAGATATGTTGTACTCAAGCCAAAGGTGGTGAAAATATCCAGTTCTTTTTTTTGGGGGTTTGCTGCAAAAAGGCTGCATCCCTTGATATCCAGGGCACCGGTCATAAGCTGAACCAGATTGTTGCCCATGCTTTCCAGGTCTGCAGATGTGTGCATGGCACTTTTAATAACTTTAAATAGATCTATATTGATTTTGTTTTCAATGCTCATATATCTTCTCCTTGATTATTTTTAAATTTAAAGTCTTACAAGCAGGAGTGCGAAATTAAATTTTTGATCATGGTTTTCAGGTGATAATCGTTATAGTGACATTTTTAAGAGTTGTCACAACTTTGTTGAATACACTGGGTATGAAAAAACTTGTTACGGTTCCGGACCGGCTCAGCACAATTGTATGATATCTTTCGTCTCTGGCCAGCTGGATGATTTCTCTGGCAATATCCTTTTTCTTGGGCAGATACAAATAATTCACCCGGCTGTCTTTAAATCCCTCGCTTAAAAGATATTGTTTGATTTCAATCATCCTGCTTTCCTGGTCTATGACCTGACGGCGAAGATAATGCAGGTTGCTTGACATTTTTTCCATCACGCTGCTTTTGCTCACATCAATATCAGGAACCGGAGAATACGCATGGAAAACCGTCACACTCACATCGTCATGATTAACATAAGTCCGGCAAATAAACTCCAGTGCTTTTTTATCCATATCTGTAAAATTATAGGGAAGTAAAATTTTATTTTCGTCCATAGCTATCTCCTTATTTTGGGGTTAATAGGAACCTGGAATTTGATCATTTAGAATAAAAAAAAATTAAAGTTGGCTGCGACAGCACATGGTTACGATGGAGTTTAAAAAAAGAGAATTGAGAAAGAGAACTGATTGAGGCTTCAAAATTGTATGTATACGTTTAAAATAAACCATGTACCTGAGTTCTGTCAAGATAATTAACTTCCTGCCGGCCTGAAATCCTTGGTGTTAATCATTGACATTGAATCCGGTAACTTGTTACACTGCATAATAACTGAAAATCGTCAGAGTGCTGTGTCTGAATCCGGCTGAAACTAATGTTTTCTAAAGTTCTTTTAAACAATCACCACCAACTGATCCTCAATTTACACTCAACTTCACCTCAACTTCAATATTTGAGTATTATCCAACCGTTTTTTTTATTAATGGCTTCTCTGTGGGTTTTGTCAGGCAGGCAATAATAATACCCGATTTTATCAAAGGAAGCCTTAACTTATTTATTATGGTTAGAAAAGGAGGTTGTTATGGCAGTTTGTGTAATTATAAGGCGAAGCGTAAAAGATAAAAAAATAGCAGATAAGCTGGTTCCCCTGATTCTAAAACTCAGGACCAAGGCTATCGTCCAGCCAGGGTATATTACAGCCCAGACATTTTCAAGCCTGGCCGTTGAGGGTGAATATCTTATCATCAGTACATGGAATAAGATTGAAGACTGGAACCGGTGGATGAACAATGAGGAACGGCTGGCTATCCAAAAGAAGATAGACGAATTAATCGGAGAAAAAACCCAATATCAATATTACGAACCTGTTATCGGTGGTATTATGCCGAGATTTGAAGGCAAAATTTAATTGTAAGATATCTTTTATGATGCGTTCTCTGTGATGCGTTTTTATTGTCAAGCGGGTTAAAATGGGGTATACGATTTTGATCACCGGGGCATCCGGTTACCTGGGCTCGGCACTGTGTGCGGAATTGTCCCGGGATCATCATATTATCGGACTTTACAGGCGCTTTCCGTCTGAAAAACTACAGACAGTTGCGCCAAATGTCAGATGGGAAAAGGGTGATGTCGTTGATGAAGATTGCCTGGACCTGATTTTTAAAAATGGGATTTCACGGGGCCGGCCCATTGATTATGTGATTCATTTTGCAGCCTTTACGGGTTTTGGTGAAAAATGGCAGGATGAATACAGCGATACCAATGTTATCGGCACCCGGAATATTATCAAATCCGCCTGTGCAGCAGGTGTGAAACGGATTCTTTTTGCCGGGAGCATTGCCGCACTTGAGCCTCTTGCCCAGGGAGAAGTGTTGACGGAAAAATCATTGGTCTATGGTCGCATGGCATATTCTAAAAGCAAGGCCATGGGAGAAAAACTGTTTGCCAAAAATTCAGACCGGGTCCCGGCAATAGTACTGAGGCTTGGCGGGGTGTTTTCAGACTGGTGTGAACTTCCTCCTTTATTCAGTGTCATGAATCTTTGGAGCAAACCGTTTGTCGGAAAGATGGTGCCGGGACAGGGAAAGTCAGGATTCCCTTATATTCACCGCAGGGATGTGGTTAAAATTGTCCGGAGAATCGTTGAGAAAAATGATAGTCTTGACCGGTTTGAAATATTGTTTGCATCCCAGTCCGGCTGCACATATCAAAAAGATTTGTTTCCGATAATTCGAAGGGAATGCAAGAAGAATTTTTCGGATAAACCTGTGAACATGCCTTTGTTTCCTTTGAAAATAGCTTTGCATGGAAAATTTATTGTCAATACTCTTGCCGGAAAAAAAACTTATGAAAGGGCCTGGATGATTGATTATGTCGACAGGCCCCTGGTGGTCGATACCTCCTATACCCGTAATAAACTGAACTGGAAGCCCAGTCCAGGGCTTCACATCCTTGAGCGTTTACCGGTTTTGATGTATTATTTTAATCATCACCACCGCAAATGGTATGCCCGGAATATTAAGCGTAATGATCAAAATTATGAATATGAGCCGGATTAGCAAGCAGAAGGCCCTTTTCTTTTTTTTAGATGAAAAAGATTAATAGATCGGTCCGTTGCAGTTTCCCTGTTTTGATCCGGTATCTGGATATCATGCCATTTTTCAAGTGCTTTAGGGTCGTTCAAGACCAGAACCGGACAATCGGCTCTAAAGCTGACGCGCTCTACAACACTTCCGGCATACCATTTTCCCGCATAGTTTTTTCCAGTATCATTTTTTGTGTGTGATCCAAGGATGATCAAATCTGCATCTGTTTTTTCTGCACATTTCAGCACTTCCTGATGCGGCAGGGCACCTCCCCAGATCTTATATTCATGCTCTGTTCCATCCAGGTAAACATCACAGAATTCCTCAAGTTTTTTTGTTAACGCATCCATATCCGTCTTGTAGTGAACCCCATTATATTTCGGATATGGCGGAATCGGAATCATGAAAAACGGATAAAGAATTGAGTTGAAATCCCGGGATAATTTAACAGAAAGGCAAAGCGCGCATTCACAGGATATGGAAAAATCAATGCCCACAATTATTTTTTGGAACTTGAGCTTTTCTTTTGCAATTGGTTTGTTAATGATCATCATTGGACAGTTTTTCCGGGTGAGTATCTTTCGGGCAGTATTTCCGATTTTTTTGTTTTTCCTGACCGCCTCTTTTTTTTCAGTCTGTTTGGAGTGCGGACCTAAAATGATCAGGTCTGTATCCGGATTATGGGCCTCATTGAGTATTTCTTTCCATGGGCAACCAGTTCGTATGGTGAATCTGACGATATGGGAGTAAGTTACATCACTCTCATAGGTCTTGTGCAGTTTGGTTTTTATGGTTTCAGTATAGTCGGGGCTAACCTGTTCCGTGTTGCTTGTGAAACCAGGCTCAAGGACGTGAAGGACGGTCAGTTTGGCATGGTATTGTCCGGCAAGATCAAGGGCCG belongs to Desulfobacula toluolica Tol2 and includes:
- a CDS encoding GAF domain-containing protein yields the protein MSIENKINIDLFKVIKSAMHTSADLESMGNNLVQLMTGALDIKGCSLFAANPQKKELDIFTTFGLSTTYLRKGAISSKKSIAAIYNKKPVVIKDTSNTDLLQYPEAAQKEGIKSIISLPVVFSGKIIGAIRLYHHQSWDVSDHDLETLMLFTDHVGMAMTYTRLLNAFMLIKDTVQDVHDIWVDPC
- a CDS encoding universal stress protein, which gives rise to MDENKILLPYNFTDMDKKALEFICRTYVNHDDVSVTVFHAYSPVPDIDVSKSSVMEKMSSNLHYLRRQVIDQESRMIEIKQYLLSEGFKDSRVNYLYLPKKKDIAREIIQLARDERYHTIVLSRSGTVTSFFIPSVFNKVVTTLKNVTITIIT
- a CDS encoding antibiotic biosynthesis monooxygenase family protein; the encoded protein is MAVCVIIRRSVKDKKIADKLVPLILKLRTKAIVQPGYITAQTFSSLAVEGEYLIISTWNKIEDWNRWMNNEERLAIQKKIDELIGEKTQYQYYEPVIGGIMPRFEGKI
- a CDS encoding NAD-dependent epimerase/dehydratase family protein, which gives rise to MGYTILITGASGYLGSALCAELSRDHHIIGLYRRFPSEKLQTVAPNVRWEKGDVVDEDCLDLIFKNGISRGRPIDYVIHFAAFTGFGEKWQDEYSDTNVIGTRNIIKSACAAGVKRILFAGSIAALEPLAQGEVLTEKSLVYGRMAYSKSKAMGEKLFAKNSDRVPAIVLRLGGVFSDWCELPPLFSVMNLWSKPFVGKMVPGQGKSGFPYIHRRDVVKIVRRIVEKNDSLDRFEILFASQSGCTYQKDLFPIIRRECKKNFSDKPVNMPLFPLKIALHGKFIVNTLAGKKTYERAWMIDYVDRPLVVDTSYTRNKLNWKPSPGLHILERLPVLMYYFNHHHRKWYARNIKRNDQNYEYEPD
- a CDS encoding universal stress protein — encoded protein: MFKHILVATDRVSRADAPVLTALDLAGQYHAKLTVLHVLEPGFTSNTEQVSPDYTETIKTKLHKTYESDVTYSHIVRFTIRTGCPWKEILNEAHNPDTDLIILGPHSKQTEKKEAVRKNKKIGNTARKILTRKNCPMMIINKPIAKEKLKFQKIIVGIDFSISCECALCLSVKLSRDFNSILYPFFMIPIPPYPKYNGVHYKTDMDALTKKLEEFCDVYLDGTEHEYKIWGGALPHQEVLKCAEKTDADLIILGSHTKNDTGKNYAGKWYAGSVVERVSFRADCPVLVLNDPKALEKWHDIQIPDQNRETATDRSINLFHLKKRKGPSAC